The genomic stretch TTTGCAATGGGCGAATCTCAGTTTCAGCACCAGAGCTGTCCAGATGAAAATGTGAGACTAATTTTGCCACGTCATCCACATCAATATGTGTACAAAAGGGAAACACATGTATCTGATAATAGGCTGAATGGATGAAAAGCCTGTAAATCGCCTCTCACACTCTGCTAAGATGCTGTGAACCTGCTAATGATATCGTTCAAGCTCAAGCTGTGTGACATCTTGACCTTGACTTTGTAGGTCTGCCTGCATGCGAGGAAAATTCCTCAGGTCCCTGCGTAGCAGCCGGCTTCAAAGTAATTTTAGCCTGCTTTTGAACGTGTTCATAGAGCTGATTATATGTATgatatttttgtctttagcTTGAAGCCCCAGGTTAAGTTCATTGAGCAAGCCAGTGAGATCTGTGAGAGATGATAAGTCCAAGCGCCACTCAGCATCCTCCAACTTTGGGTTTTCACCATGACTTGACTGCTTTAGAAAGTCCCTGATTTCAGGCAGCAACTCACAgaatcttttttaaagatttaccTGGAACTACTGCATCGTATTGGCTCAGCGATGTTCTTGCCAAACATAAAAAGGCTTTCAAAGATGGTGAAGTTGTAAAAGTGGAGTTTATGAAGGCAGCACTGTTGAGTAATTTAAGGAATAAAAGTGAGATTATGGCTGCTATAAAAGATGTGCGGTTATCTCATGATAATGCACTGGTGTCtctacttgtcctgttagatctcagtggtGCATTTGATatagttgatcacaatattatgTTAAAAAGCCTTGAATGTGCTGTAGGGATTAAATAGCATATTAATTAGGCTTCTTTGAATCTTATTTGTCTGACAAATAAAATCTTCAAACTCAAGGGTTGCTTGTGAAGTACCACAGGATTTGGTTCTTGGGCTAATTCTCTTTATTTacgattggtaaaattatcaatCAGCATGGGAATATTTTCCACTGTTATAGTGATATGCTGACACGTAATTTAAAACCCATAGTAAACAGGTTTATAGGGTTTCCTTTGACCATAATTATCTTATAAATTATATAGCTTGCCCTCTCTCACACAGTTAAaccctgtttctctcctagaaaTAATTATTGGGTGAGCTTTTACTGCAACTAACTACAGTGTATTTCACCCTCTTGACCAGAAAACTGTCTCAGGGTCTATCTGCTTAACTGTGCTTCATTCCTGGATAAAGCCATTTATGAAGCTAGgctgccattaccctctctaacatagatagtactcctggatcagtgattCTGTGttccttttgtgtctctgctctgtcttttgtaaccccgagttggtcgtggcagatggccattcacCTTGTTCTGGTTgaggtttctttctgttaaaaggggagttttcctctccactgtcgcaaCATGCAAAAGTTTCCGAGCACATTACGCATTGTCAAAGAATCCAATAGATGTACATTCATTCACTTCTAATTGTCAAATCAACAATGACACATCCTAACACTTGCATGAAAAAGGAAATATGTTGTATTGTATGTAAAATATTGGAATTTATGGATGACGTAGTTTATTTCAGTGTCGAGCGTCGAGAGAATAATAAACTCATGGTTATTGAAATACAAATATTATCTGTGTGTggcttgaaattattttttaaatctgccaTAACAAGCAATTAAACAGAATGCACATTAGATGTGCAACCCCTTCACTGCTGTACACACCATATCCTGATCTCAGCTGAACAGTAAAGACAGAAGACGTAATCAATAAAGTTCTACTGGAACTGATTTATTAAGTTTTTGGAAAGTTTTGAGAAACAGATGTCAGCATTACCTCAAAAATGACTTGCAGCTCAGTAACAGTCTTGAACCAAGATCATCAGAGTATTTCTGCAGTTTGCAGCAAGTTGGGGACAGTTTCTTGgtgataaattatttattttagcaaaatCTAGAATCCAATTTCTAAAACAGTTCTTTTCTAGAGGTGATAAAGTTCAAATCAATCTGATAcggagattattttttttagccacaGTAGTCCATCAGTGACTGATCatacaattaaatacaattaatagaattatttaaacacaatgatcacaggacaaaaacaggaaattccCAGTAATTTACAGTATTTTACAGTGATATAAAGAATTAAGTTTCCGATTATAGTTTAATTAGTTATATTGTTTTAATGAAGTAGAAAAACCCACAACTCGTTCTTTTGCAGAAAATGCTAACAAACATGCTAGATCattcaaaaaaaagtaaaaaacaaagcaactggacttgttttccgtagttgaagatgtttcgcttcctctcctggaagctttctcaattcaaaaagtctggagtaatgtggagtaacaagctttataccattggccaacaaaggccttgcaatagCTTAGCCATTGCCTTttgcctttgttgggcaatggtataaagctttgttttttactttttttttttagaatgaccatgacctggatgactgagaatcttcaccagcaaacaTGCTAGATGGAAATCACAGTTTTCCTTCGGAGTCTATGAGTAATTGTGTCTCGCAAAGACTTTGTTTGTAGTCCATAAATAATAGGATTTAAATTAGCAGGcacaacatgaaataaaatatatgcaaTCTTCCTTAAATCCGGATAATTTGGGAATCGATGTAATATAATAGTTAGGGACCCTGACCAGAGCATAATGAGATAAAGAACGAGGTGGCTTGTGCAGGTTTGCAGCGCTTTGCTATTCAGctccttgtttttcttcatcCAGCAGATGAGAGCTATTCTGATGTAAGTAGCAGTGATGCCTCCAATCGAACAGGTAAAACACAGCACAGTGAAAAACAGGCCATACAAGTTGTTAATGGACACGTCCTCACAAGAAAGCTTGAACAGCGACGCGTTGTCACAGAACGCATTTTGGATAAGGGATCTGCAACGAGGCAACCTCACTGTGAGACCTATGAGGACAGACACCAGCAGTATGGACACCCCCCAGGCAGTTGCAGACAGACTGATCACTGTCCTATTTGTCATGATGGTGCTGTACCGCAAAGGGTGGCAGATTGCCACATATCTGTCGATTGCCATGATGACAAGAATCATGTGCGATGCAGATCCAAAGGTGTGGCTGTGAAAAGCCTGAAGCAAacactggttgtaggtgagaaAACGTTTGGTGGAAAGGACATGAGCCATCAGCTGAGGCAGCAGGACAGTGTTGCCGATCAGGTCATTCACAGACAGGTTACAGAAAAGAAAGTACATGGGTTGATGCAAACTCTTTTCCTTTATGATGAGTGTAAGGACACAAATGTTAGAAAAGAGCAGAGTggaataaacaaacagaagcaagaAAAACAGAGGGTACGTGAACTCTGGAGCTATTTCAAATCCTTCGATTTCCAGAATATCAGTCAGAATTGAAGCATTTTCCCCCATTTTTTCACGTGATgaaaaatctatataaaaatGACATTGCAACAAATTAATGTACATTTACTTACTGTGTACTGACAAACATGAAACATGTGTTTGTGAGTACTTAACATAACactaaaattgtgttttaaattacttttatagtattgaatgtatttttattcagttggaACGCCCGTCTggacataaatataatatgtcATGCCTCATCAATTACTTTACTAATATAtattagaaacaaaaacacacagaagatGAAGCTGTATTCAAGTGTCCCGAGGAATCTCAAATTGAACTCAAGTGAAAATATTAACCAAAAGAAATATACTTACCTTTGTTGAACATAAGTACCGGAGGTACTCTAGAAAACTTCCAGCCTGCTGACACCAGACTGAGGAACGTCTGGAATGATAAATACCTTACTGGGTAAGGAGCAATTCCCAAGTTaattaggttttctttttttctttttgggttaGTAGAGCTGGATTATTTCCAGCCTGTAAGTGACAAGAGTTTCCTCACATTTACAGATGAGGAATACTTTCAATGTAAGTTATTTCTTTCAACATTAACAAACTTTGGGCTCCAAAATGATGGCATCAGAGTAGAAAGACACAAAAAATCTTtatatttaagaaaaattacaataaaatgtaaaacagacaCGTAAAACACGTaacaaaaggaaacatttcCTCTATCTCTTCAGTCATTTCTGGATCTGCTGGACTTGTGGTTGCAGCAAAGGCAAGAATGACATGTTAGTAAAACAGGTGCAAATTAGGCACAAATTAATCAAAACATCTGTGCAAAGCATGTGCACAAATTTGTAAATTGAATAAGTAGCACTGCTTTGTGAATTTTGGCATTAGAATTTAAAAATGGTGTGTGAAAAACTAATTCAAGGCTGGGGATAAATTAACAAATCAGACACCAGTAAAActtcttaatttaatttaattttgcttACATTATAAGGTCGCAAGTGGAAGAGGAATTAACAGTTTGATTTGATGTCCCAAAACATTGGAAAAGTTCAAACTGTTTGCAGAGTATGTAGCAAAGGCCATGTAGTACTCCTTAAACACCCTTCCGATGTTGATTCAgatgagtaaaaaaatatttatacataaacacatgcaattaatctaaaataaaagtatatatCATGAAATATGTTGactaaatgctgttttaaaactatttagAGTTGAACAAGCAGGGTGATCAATAAATTCTGGTCACTTTTTTTACTCAAAATAGGAACAAGAAGTTCTCTAGAAAACCTCTAATCTATGGAATAATTGAGACATCTAGATGCAGATGAGCGATAGTCTCTAGTACAATATGAGCCCAAAGAGAAACTGAATTGCTTTGAAAACATCAAATGAGTAAAAGCTTGTTCAAGGCTTGGGAAAATTCAACAAATCAGACTGACTAAACATTAATAAATCAAGTTTTGTTTTGAGTTCCAAGCATGAAGCAGAGGAATTGTTAATATTGTTTTGCATgtccacaaacacaaaatattaaacTCTTCACAGACTACAGTATGTagcaaagacaaaacaagataaaaacccTGAATCATAAAATCTGTATATGCCTAAAATTTTGTTGAAAAGctgctattcattcatttatactaCTAACAAAAGATGCATTCTAAAATCCATAAACTATTATtaattaaagtgtaactcatccCAATATCAACCATTTTTTGCCGATAAACTGTTCAAATGGGCCTAAAGGTACTAATTTTGTTACTGTGatatttttaagattttctatgtgaactggaatgaaattatgacaTCAACATGTATCATTTATACAGGTGCAACTTGTAACTTTTATATGAGTTCATGATTCCAAAGTGGTCCAATGTACAAACGAGTTTGACNNNNNNNNNNNNNNNNNNNNNNNNNNNNNNNNNNNNNNNNNNNNNNNNNNNNNNNNNNNNNNNNNNNNNNNNNNNNNNNNNNNNNNNNNNNNNNNNNNNNNNNNNNNNNNNNNNNNNNNNNNNNNNNNNNNNNNNNNNNNNNNNNNNNNNNNNNNNNNNNNNNNNNNNNNNNNNNNNNNNNNNNNNNNNNNNNNNNNNNNNNNNNNNNNNNNNNNNNNNNNNNNNNNNNNNNNNNNNNNNNNNNNNNNNNNNNNNNNNNNNNNNNNNNNNNNNNNNNNNNNNNNNNNNNNNNNNNNNNNNNNNNNNNNNNNNNNNNNNNNNNNNNNNNNNNNNNNNNNNNNNNNNNNNNNNNNNNNNNNNNNNNNNNNNNNNNNNNNNNNNNNNNNNNNNNNNNNNNNNNNNNNNNNNNNNNNNNNNNNNNNNNNNNNNNNNNNNNNNNNNNNNNNNNNNNNNNNNNNNNNNNNNNNNNNNNNNNNNNNNNNNNNNNNNNNNNNNNNNNNGTGAGGACCATTACAGGTCCCGAAATTGGGTGGTTGCTATAGCAGCAGACCCAGAGTTGTTGAAGATGGTGAGGGGAGGCGGTGTGGGAGGGTGTTGTCCTGTTGGTTTAGCTCCAGATGCTTCCAAACACACCAGGGGACCCAGTAAGTGGATGTTAATTTATGGCCACAACTGTATTATTCTATGCCATCTATGTATTAACACTTTCTTTGGtatattattttgcactacTATTATGTGGCATGTTAACAGTTTTCATCTTTTACAGGATGAGCGAAATCAGATTTTGACTGCATATCTGTGGATAAGGCAAGTGTGGTTTGATGCGCACCTTAGATGGGACAAAGATGAGTACGATGGACTCGATACCATCCGTATACCTGGTAGTTA from Fundulus heteroclitus isolate FHET01 chromosome 18, MU-UCD_Fhet_4.1, whole genome shotgun sequence encodes the following:
- the LOC118566702 gene encoding olfactory receptor 13H1-like, with protein sequence MGENASILTDILEIEGFEIAPEFTYPLFFLLLFVYSTLLFSNICVLTLIIKEKSLHQPMYFLFCNLSVNDLIGNTVLLPQLMAHVLSTKRFLTYNQCLLQAFHSHTFGSASHMILVIMAIDRYVAICHPLRYSTIMTNRTVISLSATAWGVSILLVSVLIGLTVRLPRCRSLIQNAFCDNASLFKLSCEDVSINNLYGLFFTVLCFTCSIGGITATYIRIALICWMKKNKELNSKALQTCTSHLVLYLIMLWSGSLTIILHRFPNYPDLRKIAYILFHVVPANLNPIIYGLQTKSLRDTITHRLRRKTVISI